A part of Apostichopus japonicus isolate 1M-3 chromosome 10, ASM3797524v1, whole genome shotgun sequence genomic DNA contains:
- the LOC139974780 gene encoding protein strawberry notch homolog 1-like, which translates to MDQASHNQSSLRRQEGVNYAQVLQSIAMSSPAHAVMGQLPANLISPPTAALQHVNWAANHVNTNQVPFRTPEKAGSYGNQIIPGQKTPSPNGIYQMISPTSQYIQMMQMSPGMTSGTSPLRPDIQEELKRLSEEGLEENISAEVFSSYKARVIIPGAIIHPGDIVEASSLAAVPLPRPTYNLAASIPCELIEGGKLSSLQLEGILFACQRHQTILPNESRAGFFIGDAAGVGKGRQIAGIILDNFGRGRMKHIWFSISSDLKVDAQRDFHDIGCHIKVIEGCQQLDRETRAFGLPSDFKSGVVFSTYATLVSSVQRGGSMWSSRQSRLQQLMDWCGREQFDGCLIFDECHKAKNFIPGNEKNSTKVAMAVTTIQRMLPKARVVYCSATGVSDVKNMAFMERLGLWGEGAPFSSFDHFLENINRRGLGAAEMMAMEMKASGIYVARGLCYKDAEFVTIEANLTPEQEKMYDTACHLWNEVKTALETAVNRCNTSNPRIWTLFWSCHQRFFKQLCLGVKVPSIVSEAKKAITDGYSVVVGLQTTGEASLDSEISKGDTLSDFVSTAREMLHRFIMQNFPIHNAMPNEPMQEDEWSVQAKQLLLSFTSQIELPTCALDDIIDQLGGPSNVAEMTGRKGRMVKDSTSGQGSKQKVKYEQRSGDSNDVDSLNVQERNSFMEGRKLVAIISDAASTGISLHADTRVANQRRRIHLTVELPWSADKAVQQMGRSHRSNQSSGPLYKLLTTNLGGERRFASAVAKRLQTLGALTQGDRRATAGADLTEFNFDTVYGRNALKTMYNSILYRQLPAGVNLEKILEKDQGFDEFIIQMQECLVLMGILETMNSHSIKDAYVKDVSKFLNRILGLKVKKQNMIFNFFYECMQANIAAAKKEGRYSEGLLDITASSINIVGQPTEVFKDTNKSTPTRHVSLTVDRGMSWEMAVERLKTLEGNRNGFYMSRQERFGRHLVLLATKKGEKSHVFKVARPNTGVSNFDEDISDLLTRYTPVSVEKAEKLWKELYAYSEEHCIHGDQCKRKDSCTVGSRKYQLDLLCGGIIPIMSILEQTLHANASKFQFSKTIINMRVVRVQLGNGERLIGLRYPAVLLPLVDGALKQQKLMQKVQARLQIGQNGIQVDPASIPQSMDQPKQTQREPETDVIPKLVKKAMTPPNTLINYFRRREDDGERSKVTSQSLNQSQKEVTNSSDDSSSDCMIVAEDEKDSKKKRKKRSSDRLKKKRKSEEMIADKADFGKENERSPSTSRKEEADKAGNEFNKGEPLSSRQREQTGAAAASSATMVTKRTKQTSIASMFAKQQTVKETKMQCPICQKDMPSKTSNKEFNEHIDKCLSNSIP; encoded by the exons ATGGACCAGGCATCTCACAATCAGTCATCACTACGTAGACAAGAGGGAGTTAACTATGCTCAAGTGCTTCAGAGTATAGCAATGTCCAGCCCAGCCCATGCCGTCATGGGACAATTGCCGGCAAATCTCATATCACCCCCAACTGCTGCTCTCCAACATGTTAACTGGGCTGCTAACCATGTTAACACAAACCAAGTTCCTTTCAGAACACCAGAAAAGGCTGGAAGTTATGGAAATCAGATTATTCCTGGACAAAAAACACCTAGTCCCAATGGAATATATCAAATGATATCTCCTACTTCTCAGTACATTCAAATGATGCAAATGTCACCTGGAATGACATCAGGGACTTCCCCACTCCGTCCTGACATACAGGAAGAATTGAAACGTCTCTCGGAAGAAGGACTTGAAGAGAACATCAG TGCTGAAGTTTTCTCTTCCTACAAAGCCAGAGTGATAATTCCAGGAGCCATCATTCATCCAGGAGACATCGTTGAGGCATCTTCTCTTGCT GCTGTTCCTCTACCGAGACCAACCTACAACCTTGCTGCATCTATACCATGCGAACTAATAGAGGGCGGCAAATTGAGTAGTCTTCAGCTAGAAGGGATACTGTTTGCT TGCCAGCGACATCAAACCATCCTCCCAAATGAAAGCAGAGCTGGATTTTTCATCGGAGATGCAGCGGGAGTTGGTAAAGGAAGACAG ATTGCTGGCATAATTCTAGACAACTTTGGCAGAGGAAGAATGAAGCACATTTGGTTCAGTATTTCATCTGACCTCAAAGTAGATGCTCAGAG AGACTTCCATGATATTGGTTGTCACATCAAAGTTATAGAAGGTTGCCAGCAACTGGATAGAGAAACCAG AGCCTTTGGTTTACCGTCAGACTTTAAATCTGGAGTAGTATTCAGTACATATGCAACATTGGTGTCTTCTGTGCAGAGAGGTG GTTCTATGTGGAGCAGTCGTCAGAGCAGACTACAACAGCTGATGGACTGGTGCGGACGAGAACAGTTTGATGGCTGTTTAATATTTGACGAATGTCATAAGGCCAAAAACTTTATTCCT GGCAATGAGAAGAATAGCACTAAAGTTGCAATGGCAGTTACAACAATACAGAG AATGCTTCCAAAGGCTCGTGTAGTGTACTGTAGTGCTACGGGGGTATCAGATGTAAAGAATATG GCATTCATGGAGAGACTCGGATTATGGGGTGAAGGTGCACCATTCAGCTCCTTCGATCATTTCTTGGAAAATATCAATCGTAGAGGCCTCG GAGCGGCCGAGATGATGGCCATGGAAATGAAAGCTTCTGGAATTTACGTTGCGAGAGGACTCTGCTACAAAGATGCTGAGTTTGTGACGATAGAGGCAAATTTAACTCCGGAGCAAGAGAAGATGTATGACACAGCCTGTCATTTATG GAATGAAGTTAAAACAGCTCTTGAGACTGCAGTGAATAGATGCAACACCAGTAATCCGAGGATATGGACATTATTCTGGTCTTGTCATCAAAGATTCTTTAAGCAGCTCTG CCTTGGAGTCAAAGTTCCATCTATAGTCTCAGAGGCTAAGAAAGCCATAACCGATGGTTATTCAGTGGTGGTGGGACTGCAGACAACAGGCGAGGCTAGTCTGGACAGTGAAATCAGCAAAGGTGATACACTTTCTGACTTTGTATCCACGGCAAGAGAGATGTTACACCGTTTCATCATGCAGAACTTCCCTATTCATAATGCTATG cCCAATGAGCCAATGCAGGAAGATGAGTGGTCTGTACAAGCTAAGcagttattattatcattcaCCAGCCAGATTGAATTGCCCACTTG TGCgcttgatgacatcatagatcAGCTAGGGGGACCTAGCAACGTCGCCGAAATGACTGGCAGGAAAGGCCGTATGGTGAAAGATAGCACATCAGGTCAAGGGTCAAAGCAAAAGGTCAAATATGAACAGAGGTCTGGAGACTCTAATGATGTAGATAGTTTGAACGTCCAAGAG AGAAACTCTTTCATGGAGGGCAGGAAGCTTGTAGCGATTATATCTGATGCAGCTAGTACTGGGATATCCCTCCACGCAGATACAAGAGTAGCCAATCAGAGGCGACGTATCCACCTGACAGTCGAACTACCCTGGTCAGCTGACAAAGCTGTTCAGCAGATGGGAAGATCTCATAGATCCAATCAAAGCAG TGGGCCTCTATACAAACTGCTGACTACCAATCTTGGTGGCGAGAGACGTTTCGCTTCTGCCGTAGCCAAAAGACTTCAAACTCTAG GTGCACTCACACAGGGTGACAGAAGAGCTACTGCTGGTGCGGATCTGACTGAATTCAACTTTGACACAGTTTATGGAAGGAATGCTCTGAAAACTATGTATAACTCTATCCTTTAT AGACAATTACCAGCAGGAGTTAACTTGGAGAAGATTCTAGAGAAAGATCAAGGCTTTGATGAGTTCATTATTCAGATGCAG GAATGCCTAGTGTTAATGGGTATCCTGGAGACCATGAACTCACACTCCATCAAAGATGCATACGTCAAAGACGTCTCTAAATTCCTGAACAGAATCTTGGGATTGAaagtaaagaaacaaaacatg atttttaatttcttctaCGAATGCATGCAAGCCAACATTGCAGCGGCCAAGAAAGAAGGAAG ATATAGTGAAGGTTTACTAGATATCACTGCATCATCTATCAACATAGTCGGACAGCCAACTGAGGTCTTTAAGGATACAAACAAGAGTACGCCGACAAG ACATGTATCACTGACTGTTGATCGGGGCATGTCCTGGGAGATGGCAGTGGAACGATTAAAGACTCTTGAGGGGAACCGTAATGGCTTCTACATGTCGAGACAGGAGAGGTTTGGACGCCATCTTGTTCTCCTGGCCACCAAGAAGGGAGAAAAATCTCACGTATTCAAAGTTGCAAG ACCAAATACTGGAGTTTCAAACTTTGATGAAGACATCAGTGATCTCTTGACAAGGTACACACCTGTGTCTGTGGAGAAAGCAG AGAAATTATGGAAAGAACTCTATGCATATTCAGAAGAACATTGTATCCATGGTGACCAGTGCAAGAGGAAAGATAGCTGTACTG ttGGCTCTCGAAAGTATCAACTGGATCTTCTTTGTGGGGGAATTATTCCCATCATGTCAATATTGGAACAGACTCTACACGCCAATGCATCTAAATTTCAATTCAG TAAAACTATCATTAATATGAGGGTAGTTAGAGTACAGTTGGGTAATGGAGAGAGGCTGATCGGTCTTCGGTACCCCGCAGTTCTCCTACCACTAGTGGACGGTGCATTGAAGCAACAGAAACTGATGCAGAAAGTCCAAGCC AGACTTCAGATTGGACAGAATGGGATCCAGGTCGATCCTGCATCTATCCCTCAGTCTATGGATCAACCCAAACAAACTCAACGAGAACCAGAGACAGACGTCATCCCGAAACTCGTCAAGAAAGCCATGACTCCACCGAATACGCTAATAAACTATTTCAGACGGAGGGAGGACGATGgtgagaggtcaaaggtcacttctCAGTCACTCAACCAAAGTCAGAAGGAAGTTACAAATTCATCCGACGACAGTAGTAGCGATTGCATGATCGTAGCGGAAGATGAGAAGGATTCCAAAAAGAAACGGAAAAAGAGAAGTTCGGACCGActaaagaagaagagaaaaagtgAGGAAATGATCGCAGATAAAGCTGATTTCGGAAAAGAAAACGAGAGAAGTCCATCTACATCAAGAAAAGAAGAGGCTGACAAAGCTGGAAATGAGTTTAATAAAGGGGAACCTCTCTCGAGCAGGCAGAGAGAACAGACTGGAGCAGCTGCAGCAAGCAGTGCAACCATGGTTaccaaaagaacaaaacaaaccaGCATTGCCTCTATGTTTGCAAAACAACAGACTGTCAAGGAGACCAAAATGCAATGTCCAATTTGCCAAAAAGACATGCCGTCCAAAACATCGAATAAGGAGTTTAACGAACATATTGACAAATGTTTATCAAACAGCATTCCTTAA